In Cyclopterus lumpus isolate fCycLum1 chromosome 17, fCycLum1.pri, whole genome shotgun sequence, a genomic segment contains:
- the rgs18 gene encoding regulator of G-protein signaling 18 isoform X1: MLNPGGFLCLMELLAKCGYTITGSRARRYGKSNVKESRVYKSRGGSSSDGLKKELFVACRQTSMESLLFLFPQFNSMAPKEEAYFKMLGPEDLQAPKMKDDTSRQKDKERKSRLSLFLTKSGSHENVSPHKEINTASTNISPEAALQWSDSFEELLKHSDGVKSFSQFLRTEFSEENIEFWLACEEYKTIDSDTKLLSKAKYIYTIYIDSEAPKEINIDFNTKTAIQKVIAQPTKSCFEAAQMKVYSLMKKDSYPRFLHSDIYLRLTRRKGPGANMFRRRSRSCVFNDRGEATTEPLAW; the protein is encoded by the exons ATGTTGAACCCAGGGGGTTTTCTGTGTCTGATGGAGTTGTTAGCAAAATGCGGTTACACCATTACAGGAAGTAGAGCAAGAAGGTATGggaaatcaaatgtaaaagagAGCAGGGTTTATAAAAGTCGAGGTGGTTCATCGAGCGATGGGTTAAAAAAAGAGCTATTTGTGGCCTGCAGACAAACCAGCATGGAGTCActtctttttctatttcctCAATTCAACTCCATGGCCCCAAAGGAGGAAGCGTATTTCAAAATGCTTGGTCCAGAAGACTTGCAGGCACCAAAGATGAAGGACGATACTAGCAG acagaaagacaaggagaggaagagcCGACTAAGCCTTTTTCTCACCAAGTCAGGCTCTCATGAAAACGTCAGTCCCCATAAAGAGATAAATACGGCATCCACCAA catctCACCAGAAGCAGCTCTGCAATGGAGCGACTCATTTGAAGAATTGCTGAAGCACTCAG ACGGGGTAAAAAGCTTCTCTCAGTTCCTCAGAACAGAGTTCAGTGAGGAAAACATTGAGTTCTGGCTGGCCTGTGAAGAATACAAGACCATTGATTCAGACACAAAGCTGCTGTCCAAAGCCAAATATATTTATACCATTTATATTGATTCGGAGGCCCCTAAAGAG ATCAACATTGACTTCAACACCAAGACGGCCATTCAGAAGGTCATAGCACAGCCCACAAAGAGCTGTTTCGAAGCAGCCCAGATGAAAGTCTACAGCCTGATGAAAAAAGACTCCTACCCCCGGTTCCTCCACTCTGACATTTATCTGCGTCTCACCAGGAGGAAAGGCCCGGGGGCCAACATGTTTCGCAGACGGTCACGCTCCTGTGTATTCAACGACAGGGGCGAGGCCACAACTGAACCTTTGGCCTGGTAG
- the rgs18 gene encoding regulator of G-protein signaling 18 isoform X2 translates to MLNPGGFLCLMELLAKCGYTITGSRARRYGKSNVKESRVYKSRGGSSSDGLKKELFVACRQTSMESLLFLFPQFNSMAPKEEAYFKMLGPEDLQAPKMKDDTSRLKDKERKSRLSLFLTKSGSHENVSPHKEINTASTNISPEAALQWSDSFEELLKHSDGVKSFSQFLRTEFSEENIEFWLACEEYKTIDSDTKLLSKAKYIYTIYIDSEAPKEINIDFNTKTAIQKVIAQPTKSCFEAAQMKVYSLMKKDSYPRFLHSDIYLRLTRRKGPGANMFRRRSRSCVFNDRGEATTEPLAW, encoded by the exons ATGTTGAACCCAGGGGGTTTTCTGTGTCTGATGGAGTTGTTAGCAAAATGCGGTTACACCATTACAGGAAGTAGAGCAAGAAGGTATGggaaatcaaatgtaaaagagAGCAGGGTTTATAAAAGTCGAGGTGGTTCATCGAGCGATGGGTTAAAAAAAGAGCTATTTGTGGCCTGCAGACAAACCAGCATGGAGTCActtctttttctatttcctCAATTCAACTCCATGGCCCCAAAGGAGGAAGCGTATTTCAAAATGCTTGGTCCAGAAGACTTGCAGGCACCAAAGATGAAGGACGATACTAGCAGGTTG aaagacaaggagaggaagagcCGACTAAGCCTTTTTCTCACCAAGTCAGGCTCTCATGAAAACGTCAGTCCCCATAAAGAGATAAATACGGCATCCACCAA catctCACCAGAAGCAGCTCTGCAATGGAGCGACTCATTTGAAGAATTGCTGAAGCACTCAG ACGGGGTAAAAAGCTTCTCTCAGTTCCTCAGAACAGAGTTCAGTGAGGAAAACATTGAGTTCTGGCTGGCCTGTGAAGAATACAAGACCATTGATTCAGACACAAAGCTGCTGTCCAAAGCCAAATATATTTATACCATTTATATTGATTCGGAGGCCCCTAAAGAG ATCAACATTGACTTCAACACCAAGACGGCCATTCAGAAGGTCATAGCACAGCCCACAAAGAGCTGTTTCGAAGCAGCCCAGATGAAAGTCTACAGCCTGATGAAAAAAGACTCCTACCCCCGGTTCCTCCACTCTGACATTTATCTGCGTCTCACCAGGAGGAAAGGCCCGGGGGCCAACATGTTTCGCAGACGGTCACGCTCCTGTGTATTCAACGACAGGGGCGAGGCCACAACTGAACCTTTGGCCTGGTAG
- the rgs1 gene encoding regulator of G-protein signaling 21: MAIKLCCFPKDPLEDVETWSESVDKVLSCKAGQIAFREFLKSEYSEENILFWLACEEYKKIKMAPEMISSANRIYSEFVETEAPRQINIDCGTRENITKNISQPSLTSFDSAQKLIYSLMARDCYPRFLKSDIYQGLLRRTNSR; this comes from the exons ATGGCCATAAA ATTGTGTTGCTTTCCCAAGGATCCACTGGAGGATGTTGAGACTTGGAGTGAGTCTGTGGACAAAGTCCTCAGTTGTAAAG CCGGACAGATAGCTTTCCGGGAGTTTCTGAAGTCTGAGTACAGCGAGGAGAACATACTGTTTTGGCTCGCCTGTGAGGAGTATAAGAAAATCAAGATGGCGCCAGAGATGATCTCCTCTGCCAACAGGATCTACTCAGAGTTTGTCGAAACAGAAGCGCCCAGACAG ATCAACATAGATTGTGGTACCAGAGAAAACATAACAAAGAACATCTCCCAGCCTTCCCTGACTTCGTTTGATTCAGCACAGAAGCTCATCTACAGTCTGATGGCCAGGGATTGCTACCCGCGCTTTCTAAAATCTGACATCTATCAGGGACTCCTGAGAAGAACTAATTCAAGGTGA
- the LOC117746995 gene encoding regulator of G-protein signaling 13-like produces MPSLVGSPPRELQHLNMDTSSKKRAGNLKSRLKCRSSQAANTEGLCYEEMSQWSHSLESLLSSKYGMKIFQAFLKSEFSDENIEFWLVCEDYKKIKSSFRMSSRAKKIFKRYIQAEAPREINIDQKTRELIRRNMKTPTTVCFDDAQRIVYGLMERDSYPRFLRSDIYQALLDSRSESVKM; encoded by the exons ATGCCGAGTCTAGTTGGATCACCACCACGGGAGCTGCAGCACCTCAACATGGACACGAGTAGCAAAAAGAG GGCAGGAAACCTGAAGTCTCGACTGAAGTGTAGATCGTCTCAAGCCGCTAACACTGAGGG GCTTTGTTATGAAGAGATGTCCCAGTGGTCACACTCACTAGAGAGCCTTCTATCATCCAAAT ATGGCATGAAGATATTCCAGGCCTTCTTGAAGTCAGAGTTCAGTGATGAAAACATTGAGTTTTGGCTGGTGTGTGAGGACTATAAGAAGATTAAGTCTTCCTTCAGGATGTCCTCCAGGGCTAAAAAGATCTTCAAACGCTATATTCAAGCTGAGGCTCCGAGAGAA ATCAACATTGATCAAAAGACCAGAGAGCTGATCAGGCGGAACATGAAGACGCCCACCACCGTGTGCTTCGACGATGCCCAGAGGATCGTCTACGGGCTGATGGAGAGGGACTCTTACCCACGTTTCCTCAGGTCTGACATCTATCAGGCTCTACTGGACTCCAGATCAGAATCAGTTAAGATGTAA